GTGGATCCAGGTGTTGGTTCTGATCGGAAAAGTGTTGTAGTTAAAACGGAGAAGAACCAATATATCGTAACTCCAGACAACGGAACGTTAACTCATGTGAATAAATTCATCGGCATTAAGGAAATTCGCGAAATTGACGAAACAGTAAATAGGCTACCAAACTCTGGAGAATCACATACTTTCCATGGTCGAGATATTTATGCTTATACAGGTGCCCGACTTGCATCTGGTTTTATTCAATTCGAGGAGATAGGGCCATCTCTATCTTTATCATCCATAATCCAATTTCCTTTAATGGATTCGAAGTTCGAAAATGAAGGATTCACTGGTATTGTTGATATTATCGATCGCCCATTTGGAAATTTATGGACAAATATTAGTCGAGTGCAATTTAAACAATTGGATGCAGATTATGGAGAGTCATTCCAAGTCTCTATATCCACAAATGGTCGTACGATTTACGAAAACGTATTAACATACGGACGCTCGTTTGCAGCTACTTCTATTGGCGAGCCCCTCTTGTATGTAAATTCCTTAGATAATATTGCCATTGCCATCAACCAGCAGTCTTTTGCAGAAACTTATGGTATTGGTACTGGAGTTAACTGGGAAGTAAAAATTCTTAAAGTACCTCAAGTTGTATATAACTAATTTGTGATTCCTGATAAAATAAATATAAAAATTAAGGGAGAATGATGAATGAAGAAGTCTATTTTTTCTACAAAGACAGTCGTTGCCATTGGTATTGGCGCAGCTGTGTTTCTTATTTTAGCAAAATTTGTGGCGATTCCTACTGGGATTCCAAATACGACAATTCAAACCGCTTATGCATTTTTAGCACTTATTGCTGTTCTTTTTGGTCCAATTGCAGGTTTGTTTGTTGGTTTAATCGGTCATGCATTGAATGATTTGACCTCATATGGTTCTGTTTGGTGGAGTTGGGTAATTACTTCGGCATTTGTTGGGCTTGGCATTGGTGTATTCTACAAATATTTTTCGGTTGAAGATGGCGAATTTGGACTTAAAAAAATTATCATGTTTAACATCGTTCAAATAATTGTTCAAGCAATTGCTTGGTTCTTAGTTGCACCAGGACTTGATATATTAATTTACGCAGAACCTGCAAATAAAGTATTTACACAAGGTATTGCAGCAGGTATTTGGAATATCGGAACTGTTGCTGTACTCGGAACAATTTTGTTAACTGCTTATGCAAAAACAAGAACGAAAAAAGGAAGTCTAAGCTACGAGGATTAAATAAGTAAGGAGATATACATGAGAAAACCAGTTATCGAGTTTCAAGATTTTAGCTTTCAATATGATAGCCAATCGAAACCTACGCTCCACAATATAAACTTAACTATTCATGAAGGGGAAAAAGTTTGCATAGTCGGCCCTTCTGGTTCCGGAAAAAGCACGCTCGTTCATTGTTTGAACGGGCTTGTTCCTTTTGCATACAAAGGAGAAATATCAGGCAACCTTAAGATTAATGCAAAAGAGACACGTGAGCTCGACCTCTTTTCTATTTCACAAACAGTCGGTACCGTCCTTCAGGATACAGATGGGCAGTTCATCGGGCTGACAGTTGCTGAAGATATTGCTTTCTCTTTAGAAAATAATGCCGTTCCTCTTAGAGAGATGAAAGACCATGTGCAAAAAGCAGCTGAACTTGTCCAAATGTCTTCCCATTTGAATGCACGGATCCATGAATTATCGGGTGGTCAAAAACAACGAGTAGCGTTAGCTGGTGTTCTTGTAAATGATATTGAAGTTGTATTATTCGATGAACCACTAGCAAACCTTGACCCCGCTTCTGGAAAAAAGACAATGGCATTAATCGACAAGCTTCAAAAAGAGTCGAATAAAACCATAATTATTGTGGAACATCGGTTTGAGGATGTATTATCGCAGCCATTGGATCGTATTATTTTGATGAATCACGGGCAAATCATCGCAGATGTTAAACCAAATGAAGTGCTTGCCGGACCTCTATTGGCAGAAAATTGGATTCGCGAGCCACTCTACATTAAAGCTTTAAAATATGCTGGCTGTGAGCTAACAAAAGAGATGGCATTAACCAACGTAGAAGAGTTAGTAAAAGAAGCATTTCAAGAAAAATTAGCAAATTGGCATGCGAGTGACCATTCTACAACCCAAAAAGTACATGAGACAGAATCAGTATTATCTTTAGAAAATATAAGTTTTCACTACCCTAATAAAACAAATATCATAAAAAGCGTTTCATTTAAATTACATAAAGGTGAAATGATTAGTCTTGTCGGTGCAAATGGTGCAGGTAAATCGACTCTTTCCTCACTTATTTGTGGATTTGAAAAACCAAATGAAGGTATCATTTATTTCGGAAACATCGACGCTAAAAAGGACTCCATAAAAGAACGTGCACAGCGAGTAGGATTTGTATTACAAAATCCAAATCATATGTTTTCAAAGCAAATTGTATTTGAAGAAGTGGCATTTGGCCTAGCTCAAAAAAATGTTTCAGAGGCTGAACTTAAAGCACGAGTAGAAGATACACTGAAAGTTTGCGGTCTATATCCATTTAGAAATTGGCCCATTTCGGCTCTTAGCTACGGTCAGAAAAAACGATTGTCTATAGCAACAATCTTAGTGATGGAGCCTGCTATTATGTTGCTGGATGAACCGACTGCAGGTCAAGACTATAAGCACACAACAGAATTAATGACGTTTTTAGAGGAACTTACTAAGAATGGAATAGCTATTATTCTCATTACGCATGATATGCATTTAATGACGGAATATACAAATCGCGCAATTGTATTATCTAGTGGGGAGATTTTAGCGGACGATTCCCCGGCTCATATTTTATCGAACCCTGAGCTTATTAAAGAAGCAAATTTAAAAGAGTCTTCATTATATGAACTAGCGAAACATTATAACGTCTCGGACCCTTCACATTTTGTTGAGCAATTTATTCAATATGATCGGGAGGTGCGTGCTAGTGAACAACGAACTACTGAGCTATATTGAGCGAGACTCGATCGTTCACCGTCTAACAGGAGCAACAAAACTAATTTGTTTTCTTCTATGGTCATCTGCTGTGATGTTTACATATGATACTCGGTTTCTATTGTTCATATTGTTTGCAAGTTTTGTTTTATTTTACATGTCAAAAATAAAACTGAAAGAAATTAGCTTTGTACTAGGATTCATTTTATTTTTTCTATTGCTAAACAATTTTGCAATTTATTTGTTTGCACCTCAGCATGGAACAGTGATCTATGGAACTTCTCATCCGATTACCGGATCAATTGGACGCTATTCAATTACATTAGAACAGTTATTTTATCAATTAAACATTACATTGAAATATTTTGCAGTCATCCCTCCTGCGTTACTATTCCTTGTGACAACACATCCAAGTGAATTCGCAGCATCATTAAATCGTGTAGGCGTAAGCTATCGCCTAGCCTATTCGGTATCAATTGCCTTACGGTATATTCCAGATATCCAGCGCGATTTCAAAACGATCGCCCGTTCCAAGCAATCCCGTGGTGTAGATATGTCTCGAAATGAAAAATTGGGGAAACGCATTAAAAATGCTGGTTCTATTATTTTTCCACTTATCTTTTCTAGTTTAGACCGCATAGAAACTGTTAGTAATACGATGGACTTGCGTAGCTTCGGAAAGTTGAAAAAACGAACATGGTATGGCTATAAGGAATTTAAAACGAGAGACTTTATCTCTATTTTCATTACTTTTCTTTTTTTCGTATTAATGGTTATGCTCATGTTCATAAATGATGGTCGTTTTTATAATCCATTTGTTTAACTAGGAATACTCGATACCAGGTTCTAACACAACTCTATTAGATCCTGGTATCATAATGAATTTTTTATTATTCAACAATTTGTAGTATGATTCGTCCGCGTCCATGCCCACGTTGGCTAAGTTCATGAGCTTGTGCAGCTTCATGTAACGAAAACTTTTGTCCAACAAATCCTTTAACCTTACCTTCATCCATTAGTTGCGCAATAGTTTCCAAATCTTTTTTAGCAAATGCTCGGCTTGGTTTTATTAATCTAACTCCCTTTTCTTGAGCTCTCTCTAAAGATGGTTGACCTGCTATTGAAATTAGCACTCCACCTTTTCTAATGACCGACCAGGATTTTTCAAGCGTCTCTCCTCCAACGGTGTCTAGCACGAAATCCATATCTTGAACGACCTTTTCAAATTGAGTTGAAGTATAATCAATAACCATATCTGCACCTATAGAACGGACGTATTCCAAATTGGTTGGGCCGGCTGTGGCCGTCACGTGAGCTCCCATCCACTTTGCAAACTGAATCGCAAACAACCCAACCCCACCTGCAGCCCCGTGAATCAAAACTCGATCTCCTGCTTTTACATTGCCATCATTGAATAACACTTGCCAAGCAGTCGTTGCACCACCTGATATGGCTGCAGCTTCATTGAAACCAATCGATTCTAATTTCAATGCAATTGTATCGATTGAAACAGTCGTATAAGTTGCGTAAGACCCATTTGAAGTACGTCCAAATACCTCTTGCCCTACTTTAAACTCGGTAACACTCGCTCCTACTTTTTCAATTACTCCTGCAAATGCGCTACCTGGAATTACAGGAAAGTGCACTGGCATTGGCATCCATCCTTGACGTATTTTCCAATCAATAGGCAAAACACCTGAGGAATGAACTCGAACAAGCACTTCATCTTCCTTTGGCTCTGGTCGTTTCACCCGCTCTACCTTCAATACTTCAGGACCACCGAATTCACTATAACGAACTGCTTCCATCTCGTTCATCACCTTGCAACACTTCCTCTTTTTTATTTTTATGATCTTTTATCTTTAAATAAATTGTTTAATGACGTAATATGATATTTACTGAGTATACTCACAAACTTAATATACTGAGTATACTCAGTATATAAAAATGCGTCAAGGAGAATGTCATCTATGGTACAATCAAAAGCCCCTACAGCAAGCGATCTATTACAAATACTTTTTAAAACAAATCACCTTTTACACCAACAATTCGAAAAACATATTGCTAATTATGGGATTCCTGATTACTTAACAGGACCAAGGCTCAGATTTCTCATCGTCCTTGAAGAAAATCCGAATATCCGAATGAATGATATTGCCAAACAAATTGGAATACAACCTAGAACTGTTACGCAATATGTTGATACCCTTGAAAAAGAAGAACTGCTCATTCGTCTGCCAGATCCCGAAGATCGCCGAGCTACATTACTGCAATTAACCGAAGCGGCACTACCACTAATAAAGAAATCTCGTGCAGGTATGAGTGAAGCCGCAGAAAAATTACTGGAGCCTTTATCAGATGAACAACGGATTCAGTTTTTAACCATACTTAGTACACTTAAATAAAAGAATGATCCCTCTTCCTAAAGGGAAATGACCGTGGAAGGAAGTCCATATAAAAAATCCCTCTCTGTTTTTATAAACAAAGAGGGATTACTTATTTTATATTACGCTTTAACTGTTTCTGCTGATAATGATTTTGCAACTGCAGTTACTTTTTCAAGACCTTCTGCAACAATTTGTCCTGCTTTATCTGGCATTGCATTGTGACCTTCGATAATTACTTCTTCCACTGACATTCCGAATACGCCTCCAAATACATTGCGCATATAAGTAGCAGCCATTTCCATCGGCGCTGTTTCTGGAGTAGAGTAAATTCCACCACGTGCACTTAGGATAATGGCTTTTTTCTCAGGCATTAAACTAATTAATTGACCTTCTGGACTATATTTAAATGCAAAACCAGCTTGATACGTATAATCAACAAATGTTTGTAATGCTGCTGGGATTGTTAAGTTCCAAAGTGGGAAAGCGAAAACAACTACATCAGCAGCTGATAAAGCATCCATTGCTTTTTGTTTGGCAGCTAAAATACGTTGCTCCACATTTGATAATTCTTGTTCGTTTTGCATTTTCCCAAATGCGTTGAATAAGTCTTGACCAAAGTAAGGCATGTCCTCTGCAAACACGTCGAAAGTTGTTACGTTAAGGTCCTGTGCATTCTTTACTTCTTCCATAAATGTTTCATACATTTTGCTTGATATAGCTTCTGTCGCTGGACGGTTATTTGCTTTTACTACTAATATATTCATTATATATTCCTCCAAATTGTTTACTATAGTTGGGTTTTCTTAACCATTCAGTATCTTACCATATGAACTTATTCAGATTCTACTTATTTGTCTCGAAGTCGAACCATTTGCGAAACCTAATTAGTTAGCAAACTACAAATATAATTGAATAAAGCTGTTTAACTAGGATTTTCTCTTAGTTAAACAGCTTTTTTGCTTTATAAGTAAATACTATTAGGATATCGGATAATACTTCATATTCGCTAAAATTTGCTCATATTGTAGAAACTCTTTTAAATTGCTTAGTTCCTCAGTCCTTTTTAACGTAGATAAGGCACTCTCAATTAAAAATTTTCTTGGTTCTTTATTGTTCATTATTTCCTCTTGGATAAAATACAACAAGTTTAAATAAGTTGTCATTCTTTTTCCCTCAATAACTAATCCCTTCTCAATTACCTTTTTTAAGTTTAATGTGGAAAATGAAAATTCATTGTTAAAAAAATCATTATAATCCGATTGAGGCAATAATGTATTTAACTTTTCGGATTCGAATAAGTGAACGCCCTTTGTACTAATATCTTCTAAAATTGTAATTACTCGATCCATCGAATAGTTAACTATTTCCTTCATTTTAAAAGTTGTTTTCAAAGTATGACTCATATAAAGAATATTTTGCACTACACCCGTAAAAATAACTGCACAGTCCATCAAATAGATTTCTTTATCACGAGGAAAAATATCTAAAAAACGTTCATATACCCAATGTAAAAATAAAAGTTTGAACTGTTTTATGAATTTAATAAGATCTGGATCACTTGATACCAGCACATCGTCGATCAATTGATTTAACTTGTTTTTTTTATTTAATTTCATTATAAAACTGATCTGCTCTTTGAAAATATTAATGTCACTAACTTCTTCTCCAATGAGTAGCTTGTCTCTCTCTATTTGCATATTTTCTAGAATAAGATTAAACACAGCTTTAAACAGTTCACTTTTGGAAGAAAAATAATTATAAAATGACCCTTTTGAAATACCGCTATGATCTAAAATATCTTGAATGGACGTAGCGTGATAGCCTTGTTCAATAAATAATTCATGCGCTTTATCTATGACATTCCTTTTTTTCTTATTCATCGCTTGTACTCCTTTAGATATTAATCATTCTAACCATTATATCACAGGTCACTTATACCACTAGTATATTTTTATACACCTAGTATATTTTTCTTGCTAATTGAGTTTCATAGGTGTAATATAAATTTTGCCAAACTAAAGGTTCGCAAATGAACTATTAGTATATAAAAATAAAAGGAGAATACTAAATGCCTGAAAAACAAACAAAACCTCCATATGGTTTGTTAGCAATACTAATGACTGGAGCTTTCGTAGCTCTATTAAGTAATACACTTTTGAATGTCGCTTTACCTGCCATTATGAAAGAATTTGATGTCAGTGCTTCAACGGTACAATGGTTGTCGACTGGTTACATGTTAGTGAATGGTATTATTATTCCTACTACTGCATTCTTAATTAAAAAAAATACAGCCAGACGTTTGTTCTTAACTGCTATGGGATTATTCATAGTTGGTACATTAATCGGTGGATTTGCACCAAACTTCCCAGTTTTATTAGCTGCTCGTATGATACAAGGTTCTGGAGCAGCATTAATCATGCCACTATTAATGACTGTACTATTTACAAGTTTCCCTCCTGAAAAACGTGGTTCTGCTATGGGAATGTTCGGGATTGTAAT
The nucleotide sequence above comes from Psychrobacillus glaciei. Encoded proteins:
- a CDS encoding ECF-type riboflavin transporter substrate-binding protein, whose amino-acid sequence is MKKSIFSTKTVVAIGIGAAVFLILAKFVAIPTGIPNTTIQTAYAFLALIAVLFGPIAGLFVGLIGHALNDLTSYGSVWWSWVITSAFVGLGIGVFYKYFSVEDGEFGLKKIIMFNIVQIIVQAIAWFLVAPGLDILIYAEPANKVFTQGIAAGIWNIGTVAVLGTILLTAYAKTRTKKGSLSYED
- a CDS encoding FMN-dependent NADH-azoreductase: MNILVVKANNRPATEAISSKMYETFMEEVKNAQDLNVTTFDVFAEDMPYFGQDLFNAFGKMQNEQELSNVEQRILAAKQKAMDALSAADVVVFAFPLWNLTIPAALQTFVDYTYQAGFAFKYSPEGQLISLMPEKKAIILSARGGIYSTPETAPMEMAATYMRNVFGGVFGMSVEEVIIEGHNAMPDKAGQIVAEGLEKVTAVAKSLSAETVKA
- a CDS encoding ABC transporter ATP-binding protein — encoded protein: MRKPVIEFQDFSFQYDSQSKPTLHNINLTIHEGEKVCIVGPSGSGKSTLVHCLNGLVPFAYKGEISGNLKINAKETRELDLFSISQTVGTVLQDTDGQFIGLTVAEDIAFSLENNAVPLREMKDHVQKAAELVQMSSHLNARIHELSGGQKQRVALAGVLVNDIEVVLFDEPLANLDPASGKKTMALIDKLQKESNKTIIIVEHRFEDVLSQPLDRIILMNHGQIIADVKPNEVLAGPLLAENWIREPLYIKALKYAGCELTKEMALTNVEELVKEAFQEKLANWHASDHSTTQKVHETESVLSLENISFHYPNKTNIIKSVSFKLHKGEMISLVGANGAGKSTLSSLICGFEKPNEGIIYFGNIDAKKDSIKERAQRVGFVLQNPNHMFSKQIVFEEVAFGLAQKNVSEAELKARVEDTLKVCGLYPFRNWPISALSYGQKKRLSIATILVMEPAIMLLDEPTAGQDYKHTTELMTFLEELTKNGIAIILITHDMHLMTEYTNRAIVLSSGEILADDSPAHILSNPELIKEANLKESSLYELAKHYNVSDPSHFVEQFIQYDREVRASEQRTTELY
- a CDS encoding SAM hydrolase/SAM-dependent halogenase family protein is translated as MTEGLLVLQSDFGISDGAVSAMHGVANSVQRGLPIFDLTHQIPQYNIWEASYRLLQTINYWPEQTVFVSIVDPGVGSDRKSVVVKTEKNQYIVTPDNGTLTHVNKFIGIKEIREIDETVNRLPNSGESHTFHGRDIYAYTGARLASGFIQFEEIGPSLSLSSIIQFPLMDSKFENEGFTGIVDIIDRPFGNLWTNISRVQFKQLDADYGESFQVSISTNGRTIYENVLTYGRSFAATSIGEPLLYVNSLDNIAIAINQQSFAETYGIGTGVNWEVKILKVPQVVYN
- a CDS encoding MarR family winged helix-turn-helix transcriptional regulator, with translation MVQSKAPTASDLLQILFKTNHLLHQQFEKHIANYGIPDYLTGPRLRFLIVLEENPNIRMNDIAKQIGIQPRTVTQYVDTLEKEELLIRLPDPEDRRATLLQLTEAALPLIKKSRAGMSEAAEKLLEPLSDEQRIQFLTILSTLK
- a CDS encoding NADP-dependent oxidoreductase is translated as MNEMEAVRYSEFGGPEVLKVERVKRPEPKEDEVLVRVHSSGVLPIDWKIRQGWMPMPVHFPVIPGSAFAGVIEKVGASVTEFKVGQEVFGRTSNGSYATYTTVSIDTIALKLESIGFNEAAAISGGATTAWQVLFNDGNVKAGDRVLIHGAAGGVGLFAIQFAKWMGAHVTATAGPTNLEYVRSIGADMVIDYTSTQFEKVVQDMDFVLDTVGGETLEKSWSVIRKGGVLISIAGQPSLERAQEKGVRLIKPSRAFAKKDLETIAQLMDEGKVKGFVGQKFSLHEAAQAHELSQRGHGRGRIILQIVE
- a CDS encoding energy-coupling factor transporter transmembrane component T family protein; this translates as MIGRCVLVNNELLSYIERDSIVHRLTGATKLICFLLWSSAVMFTYDTRFLLFILFASFVLFYMSKIKLKEISFVLGFILFFLLLNNFAIYLFAPQHGTVIYGTSHPITGSIGRYSITLEQLFYQLNITLKYFAVIPPALLFLVTTHPSEFAASLNRVGVSYRLAYSVSIALRYIPDIQRDFKTIARSKQSRGVDMSRNEKLGKRIKNAGSIIFPLIFSSLDRIETVSNTMDLRSFGKLKKRTWYGYKEFKTRDFISIFITFLFFVLMVMLMFINDGRFYNPFV
- a CDS encoding TetR/AcrR family transcriptional regulator; protein product: MNKKKRNVIDKAHELFIEQGYHATSIQDILDHSGISKGSFYNYFSSKSELFKAVFNLILENMQIERDKLLIGEEVSDINIFKEQISFIMKLNKKNKLNQLIDDVLVSSDPDLIKFIKQFKLLFLHWVYERFLDIFPRDKEIYLMDCAVIFTGVVQNILYMSHTLKTTFKMKEIVNYSMDRVITILEDISTKGVHLFESEKLNTLLPQSDYNDFFNNEFSFSTLNLKKVIEKGLVIEGKRMTTYLNLLYFIQEEIMNNKEPRKFLIESALSTLKRTEELSNLKEFLQYEQILANMKYYPIS